From Callithrix jacchus isolate 240 chromosome 15, calJac240_pri, whole genome shotgun sequence, one genomic window encodes:
- the CDHR4 gene encoding cadherin-related family member 4 isoform X6, whose translation MVLLRLFMLLFALVVSDLHSLSWFINVSESQGPGTVIQFFSFNCSSYTPTPTLELLNVQPPTTFFNPPSLARWQGTYVGKLTLSSSARLDALMVNHYKLWLKFTCGNYVTQGPLFVDVQRDLSHIQCAGRFASPAGEMIQVPETVRPGARLYILLLPGLELHGAQVFQLQISVSFGQRQSCQGMVMVKVLPVSSSQVSFLKQAQNITIPENLAPGSEVVQVWAQGVNLRYEILSPMPSPFFSIGREDGVVRTTAPLELACTPGTAVSRLQVKAFEQHQPRDSAKLNFTLNVPLVNLWPPRCLPALLLSQIPETAPVGTVLTTLTCEDPDSVGATLDYKLWFRSSSDPASLCLYDRALEVNATLDCDTPGSCFQHAASILVLDGGQPQMTTEVPVLVMVTPVNEFSPACAPRMFRVREDAVPHTLLGSVVGMDMDYPHDNIEYYTSGGPPTFAVDRLSGEVHLLGPLDYEQQRVYRLTVLLIDHGQDQNPNCHRSGSCTITIEVEDVNDHAPECEPPFQELTIYVPLGRSVEVTKVSCRIPQEPQRLAFSYSIVGGNSQNRFILQGAVLVHSDLVLGPFWPEQPNTYELLICVADAGPSTPHLSTTATIVVHLVSWKASTEVTNIHRTTVSSIMTPMLVTDTEAFWQPQPWFVVVLTATGALLLLALGWLLGRLLQGLAQLLQAPSKPAQALLLNSIQGTEGSLEGFMEVSKMEMPKAPSSVKSLQHFDGRAQDPRTGRDYLFNTRTGARRWL comes from the exons ATGGTGCTGCTTAGGCTCTTCATGCTCCTCTTTGCTCTGGTGGTCTCTG ACCTCCACAGCCTGTCCTGGTTTATAAATGTCTCTGAGAGCCAGGGCCCTGGCACAGTCATTCAGTTTTTCTCCTTCAATTGCTCCTcctacacacccacacccaccctggAGTTGCTCAATGTCCAGCCACCCACCACCTTCTTCAACCCACCCAGTTTGGCCAGGTGGCAAGGGACCTATGTGGGCAAG TTGACCTTGAGCAGCTCTGCTCGACTGGATGCCCTGATGGTGAACCACTACAAATTGTGGCTGAAGTTTACATGTGGCAACTATGTGACGCAGGGACCACTGTTTGTGGATGTGCAGCGGGACCTTAGCCATATCCAGTGTGCTGGCCGATTTGCCAGTCCAG CTGGGGAAATGATTCAGGTGCCAGAGACAGTCAGACCTGGGGCTCGGCTGTACATTCTGCTCCTCCCAGGCCTAGAACTCCACGGAGCCCAG GTCTTCCAGCTACAGATCTCAGTGTCCTTCGGACAAAGGCAGAGCTGCCAagggatggtgatggtgaaggtTTTGCCTGTTTCCTCCAGCCAGGTCTCCTTCCT CAAACAGGCTCAGAATATCACCATCCCTGAGAACCTGGCCCCTGGTAGTGAGGTGGTTCAGGTCTGGGCCCAGGGCGTCAACCTGCGCTATGAAATCCTGTCTCCGATGCCCAGCCCATTCTTCTCCATTGGTCGTG AGGATGGTGTGGTCCGGACCACTGCACCCCTGGAGTTAGCTTGTACCCCAGGCACTGCGGTCTCCAGGCTGCAGGTGAAGGCCTTTGAGCAGCACCAGCCACGGGACAGTGCCAAGCTCAATTTCACCTTGAACGTGCCGTTGGTCAACCTCTGGCCCCCACGCTGTCTGCCAGCGCTTCTGCT GTCCCAAATCCCCGAGACTGCACCTGTGGGCACTGTGCTGACTACTCTCACTTGCGAAGATCCAGACTCTGTTGGTGCCACCCTGGACTACAAGCTGTGGTTCCGCAGTTCTTCTGACcctgccagcctctgcctttATGACAGAGCCCTTGAG GTGAATGCCACACTGGACTGTGACACTCCTGGATCCTGCTTCCAGCATGCAGCCTCCATCCTGGTGCTTGATGGTGGCCAGCCCCAGATGACCA CGGAGGTGCCAGTACTGGTGATGGTGACACCCGTCAACGAGTTCTCCCCAGCATGTGCCCCTCGCATGTTCCGGGTTCGGGAGGATGCAGTGCCACACACTCTGCTGGGCTCCGTGGTGGGCATGGATATGGATTACCCTCATGACAACATTGAGTACTACACCTccggtggtcctcccacctttgcTGTGGACCGTCTCAGTG GGGAAGTTCACCTCCTAGGACCTTTGGACTATGAACAGCAGAGGGTCTACAGGCTCACTGTCCTGCTGATTGACCATGGACAAGACCAGAACCCCAACTGTCACCGCTCAGGCTCCTGTACCATTACCATCGAGGTTGAG GATGTGAATGATCATGCCCCCGAGTGCGAGCCCCCATTTCAGGAACTCACCATCTATGTTCCTCTGGGCCGAAGTGTGGAGGTGACCAAGGTGTCATGCCGGATCCCTCaggagccacagcgcctggccttcTCCTACAGCATCGTGGGAG GGAATAGCCAGAACCGATTCATCCTGCAAGGGGCCGTCCTGGTGCACAGTGACCTTGTGTTGGGGCCCTTCTGGCCAGAGCAGCCCAATACCTATGAGCTATTGATCTGTGTGGCTGATGCAGGCCCCTCAACCCCCCACCTCAGCACTACAGCCACCATTGTTGTGCATCTAGTTTCCTGGAAGGCCAGCACAGAGGTCACCAACATCCACAGGACCACA GTATCCTCAATAATGACACCCATGCTCGTGACAGACACAGAGGCTTTCTGGCAGCCACAGCCCTGGTTTGTGGTGGTGTTGACAGCAACTGGTGCTCTTCTCCTCTTGGCCCTGGGCTGGCTTCTTGGCAGGCTCCTCCAGGG GTTGGCCCAGCTACTGCAAGCACCCAGCAAACCAGCCCAGGCTCTGCTGCTAAACAG CATCCAGGGAACTGAGGGATCCCTCGAGGGTTTCATGGAGGTATCGAAGATGGAGATGCCCAAGGCACCCAGCAGTGTCAAGAGCCTG CAGCATTTTGATGGCAGAGCACAGGACCCCC GTACAGGAAGAGACTACCTGTTTAACACACGCACGGGAGCCCGGCGCTGGCTTTGA
- the CDHR4 gene encoding cadherin-related family member 4 isoform X4, translating to MVLLRLFMLLFALVVSDLHSLSWFINVSESQGPGTVIQFFSFNCSSYTPTPTLELLNVQPPTTFFNPPSLARWQGTYVGKLTLSSSARLDALMVNHYKLWLKFTCGNYVTQGPLFVDVQRDLSHIQCAGRFASPAGEMIQVPETVRPGARLYILLLPGLELHGAQMSIISVQDPPHFPGPFSINEQGWLQAPSQGLLGQAQKVFQLQISVSFGQRQSCQGMVMVKVLPVSSSQVSFLKQAQNITIPENLAPGSEVVQVWAQGVNLRYEILSPMPSPFFSIGREDGVVRTTAPLELACTPGTAVSRLQVKAFEQHQPRDSAKLNFTLNVPLVNLWPPRCLPALLLSQIPETAPVGTVLTTLTCEDPDSVGATLDYKLWFRSSSDPASLCLYDRALEVNATLDCDTPGSCFQHAASILVLDGGQPQMTTEVPVLVMVTPVNEFSPACAPRMFRVREDAVPHTLLGSVVGMDMDYPHDNIEYYTSGGPPTFAVDRLSGEVHLLGPLDYEQQRVYRLTVLLIDHGQDQNPNCHRSGSCTITIEVEDVNDHAPECEPPFQELTIYVPLGRSVEVTKVSCRIPQEPQRLAFSYSIVGGNSQNRFILQGAVLVHSDLVLGPFWPEQPNTYELLICVADAGPSTPHLSTTATIVVHLVSWKASTEVTNIHRTTVSSIMTPMLVTDTEAFWQPQPWFVVVLTATGALLLLALGWLLGRLLQGLAQLLQAPSKPAQALLLNSIQGTEGSLEGFMEVSKMEMPKAPSSVKSLHFDGRAQDPRTGRDYLFNTRTGARRWL from the exons ATGGTGCTGCTTAGGCTCTTCATGCTCCTCTTTGCTCTGGTGGTCTCTG ACCTCCACAGCCTGTCCTGGTTTATAAATGTCTCTGAGAGCCAGGGCCCTGGCACAGTCATTCAGTTTTTCTCCTTCAATTGCTCCTcctacacacccacacccaccctggAGTTGCTCAATGTCCAGCCACCCACCACCTTCTTCAACCCACCCAGTTTGGCCAGGTGGCAAGGGACCTATGTGGGCAAG TTGACCTTGAGCAGCTCTGCTCGACTGGATGCCCTGATGGTGAACCACTACAAATTGTGGCTGAAGTTTACATGTGGCAACTATGTGACGCAGGGACCACTGTTTGTGGATGTGCAGCGGGACCTTAGCCATATCCAGTGTGCTGGCCGATTTGCCAGTCCAG CTGGGGAAATGATTCAGGTGCCAGAGACAGTCAGACCTGGGGCTCGGCTGTACATTCTGCTCCTCCCAGGCCTAGAACTCCACGGAGCCCAG ATGAGCATTATCAGTGTCCAGGACCCTCCACACTTCCCTGGACCTTTCTCCATCAATGAGCAAGGTTGGCTGCAGGCACCATCCCAGGGCCTCCTAGGCCAGGCTCAAAAG GTCTTCCAGCTACAGATCTCAGTGTCCTTCGGACAAAGGCAGAGCTGCCAagggatggtgatggtgaaggtTTTGCCTGTTTCCTCCAGCCAGGTCTCCTTCCT CAAACAGGCTCAGAATATCACCATCCCTGAGAACCTGGCCCCTGGTAGTGAGGTGGTTCAGGTCTGGGCCCAGGGCGTCAACCTGCGCTATGAAATCCTGTCTCCGATGCCCAGCCCATTCTTCTCCATTGGTCGTG AGGATGGTGTGGTCCGGACCACTGCACCCCTGGAGTTAGCTTGTACCCCAGGCACTGCGGTCTCCAGGCTGCAGGTGAAGGCCTTTGAGCAGCACCAGCCACGGGACAGTGCCAAGCTCAATTTCACCTTGAACGTGCCGTTGGTCAACCTCTGGCCCCCACGCTGTCTGCCAGCGCTTCTGCT GTCCCAAATCCCCGAGACTGCACCTGTGGGCACTGTGCTGACTACTCTCACTTGCGAAGATCCAGACTCTGTTGGTGCCACCCTGGACTACAAGCTGTGGTTCCGCAGTTCTTCTGACcctgccagcctctgcctttATGACAGAGCCCTTGAG GTGAATGCCACACTGGACTGTGACACTCCTGGATCCTGCTTCCAGCATGCAGCCTCCATCCTGGTGCTTGATGGTGGCCAGCCCCAGATGACCA CGGAGGTGCCAGTACTGGTGATGGTGACACCCGTCAACGAGTTCTCCCCAGCATGTGCCCCTCGCATGTTCCGGGTTCGGGAGGATGCAGTGCCACACACTCTGCTGGGCTCCGTGGTGGGCATGGATATGGATTACCCTCATGACAACATTGAGTACTACACCTccggtggtcctcccacctttgcTGTGGACCGTCTCAGTG GGGAAGTTCACCTCCTAGGACCTTTGGACTATGAACAGCAGAGGGTCTACAGGCTCACTGTCCTGCTGATTGACCATGGACAAGACCAGAACCCCAACTGTCACCGCTCAGGCTCCTGTACCATTACCATCGAGGTTGAG GATGTGAATGATCATGCCCCCGAGTGCGAGCCCCCATTTCAGGAACTCACCATCTATGTTCCTCTGGGCCGAAGTGTGGAGGTGACCAAGGTGTCATGCCGGATCCCTCaggagccacagcgcctggccttcTCCTACAGCATCGTGGGAG GGAATAGCCAGAACCGATTCATCCTGCAAGGGGCCGTCCTGGTGCACAGTGACCTTGTGTTGGGGCCCTTCTGGCCAGAGCAGCCCAATACCTATGAGCTATTGATCTGTGTGGCTGATGCAGGCCCCTCAACCCCCCACCTCAGCACTACAGCCACCATTGTTGTGCATCTAGTTTCCTGGAAGGCCAGCACAGAGGTCACCAACATCCACAGGACCACA GTATCCTCAATAATGACACCCATGCTCGTGACAGACACAGAGGCTTTCTGGCAGCCACAGCCCTGGTTTGTGGTGGTGTTGACAGCAACTGGTGCTCTTCTCCTCTTGGCCCTGGGCTGGCTTCTTGGCAGGCTCCTCCAGGG GTTGGCCCAGCTACTGCAAGCACCCAGCAAACCAGCCCAGGCTCTGCTGCTAAACAG CATCCAGGGAACTGAGGGATCCCTCGAGGGTTTCATGGAGGTATCGAAGATGGAGATGCCCAAGGCACCCAGCAGTGTCAAGAGCCTG CATTTTGATGGCAGAGCACAGGACCCCC GTACAGGAAGAGACTACCTGTTTAACACACGCACGGGAGCCCGGCGCTGGCTTTGA
- the CDHR4 gene encoding cadherin-related family member 4 isoform X7, whose protein sequence is MLGTRKDLSCLAPRCGQALWQKDRTLLVCVVPSACGASSLNSLLFTDLHSLSWFINVSESQGPGTVIQFFSFNCSSYTPTPTLELLNVQPPTTFFNPPSLARWQGTYVGKLTLSSSARLDALMVNHYKLWLKFTCGNYVTQGPLFVDVQRDLSHIQCAGRFASPAGEMIQVPETVRPGARLYILLLPGLELHGAQMSIISVQDPPHFPGPFSINEQGWLQAPSQGLLGQAQKVFQLQISVSFGQRQSCQGMVMVKVLPVSSSQVSFLKQAQNITIPENLAPGSEVVQVWAQGVNLRYEILSPMPSPFFSIGREDGVVRTTAPLELACTPGTAVSRLQVKAFEQHQPRDSAKLNFTLNVPLVNLWPPRCLPALLLSQIPETAPVGTVLTTLTCEDPDSVGATLDYKLWFRSSSDPASLCLYDRALEVNATLDCDTPGSCFQHAASILVLDGGQPQMTREVHLLGPLDYEQQRVYRLTVLLIDHGQDQNPNCHRSGSCTITIEVEDVNDHAPECEPPFQELTIYVPLGRSVEVTKVSCRIPQEPQRLAFSYSIVGGNSQNRFILQGAVLVHSDLVLGPFWPEQPNTYELLICVADAGPSTPHLSTTATIVVHLVSWKASTEVTNIHRTTVSSIMTPMLVTDTEAFWQPQPWFVVVLTATGALLLLALGWLLGRLLQGLAQLLQAPSKPAQALLLNSIQGTEGSLEGFMEVSKMEMPKAPSSVKSLQHFDGRAQDPRTGRDYLFNTRTGARRWL, encoded by the exons ATGCTGGGTACAAGAAAAGACCTTAGCTGCTTGGCCCCAAGGTGTGGCCAGGCTCTGTGGCAAAAAGACAGGACTCTGCTAGTATGTGTGGTTCCATCAGCCTGCGGAGCCTCCAGCCTGAATTCTCTGCTTTTCACAGACCTCCACAGCCTGTCCTGGTTTATAAATGTCTCTGAGAGCCAGGGCCCTGGCACAGTCATTCAGTTTTTCTCCTTCAATTGCTCCTcctacacacccacacccaccctggAGTTGCTCAATGTCCAGCCACCCACCACCTTCTTCAACCCACCCAGTTTGGCCAGGTGGCAAGGGACCTATGTGGGCAAG TTGACCTTGAGCAGCTCTGCTCGACTGGATGCCCTGATGGTGAACCACTACAAATTGTGGCTGAAGTTTACATGTGGCAACTATGTGACGCAGGGACCACTGTTTGTGGATGTGCAGCGGGACCTTAGCCATATCCAGTGTGCTGGCCGATTTGCCAGTCCAG CTGGGGAAATGATTCAGGTGCCAGAGACAGTCAGACCTGGGGCTCGGCTGTACATTCTGCTCCTCCCAGGCCTAGAACTCCACGGAGCCCAG ATGAGCATTATCAGTGTCCAGGACCCTCCACACTTCCCTGGACCTTTCTCCATCAATGAGCAAGGTTGGCTGCAGGCACCATCCCAGGGCCTCCTAGGCCAGGCTCAAAAG GTCTTCCAGCTACAGATCTCAGTGTCCTTCGGACAAAGGCAGAGCTGCCAagggatggtgatggtgaaggtTTTGCCTGTTTCCTCCAGCCAGGTCTCCTTCCT CAAACAGGCTCAGAATATCACCATCCCTGAGAACCTGGCCCCTGGTAGTGAGGTGGTTCAGGTCTGGGCCCAGGGCGTCAACCTGCGCTATGAAATCCTGTCTCCGATGCCCAGCCCATTCTTCTCCATTGGTCGTG AGGATGGTGTGGTCCGGACCACTGCACCCCTGGAGTTAGCTTGTACCCCAGGCACTGCGGTCTCCAGGCTGCAGGTGAAGGCCTTTGAGCAGCACCAGCCACGGGACAGTGCCAAGCTCAATTTCACCTTGAACGTGCCGTTGGTCAACCTCTGGCCCCCACGCTGTCTGCCAGCGCTTCTGCT GTCCCAAATCCCCGAGACTGCACCTGTGGGCACTGTGCTGACTACTCTCACTTGCGAAGATCCAGACTCTGTTGGTGCCACCCTGGACTACAAGCTGTGGTTCCGCAGTTCTTCTGACcctgccagcctctgcctttATGACAGAGCCCTTGAG GTGAATGCCACACTGGACTGTGACACTCCTGGATCCTGCTTCCAGCATGCAGCCTCCATCCTGGTGCTTGATGGTGGCCAGCCCCAGATGACCA GGGAAGTTCACCTCCTAGGACCTTTGGACTATGAACAGCAGAGGGTCTACAGGCTCACTGTCCTGCTGATTGACCATGGACAAGACCAGAACCCCAACTGTCACCGCTCAGGCTCCTGTACCATTACCATCGAGGTTGAG GATGTGAATGATCATGCCCCCGAGTGCGAGCCCCCATTTCAGGAACTCACCATCTATGTTCCTCTGGGCCGAAGTGTGGAGGTGACCAAGGTGTCATGCCGGATCCCTCaggagccacagcgcctggccttcTCCTACAGCATCGTGGGAG GGAATAGCCAGAACCGATTCATCCTGCAAGGGGCCGTCCTGGTGCACAGTGACCTTGTGTTGGGGCCCTTCTGGCCAGAGCAGCCCAATACCTATGAGCTATTGATCTGTGTGGCTGATGCAGGCCCCTCAACCCCCCACCTCAGCACTACAGCCACCATTGTTGTGCATCTAGTTTCCTGGAAGGCCAGCACAGAGGTCACCAACATCCACAGGACCACA GTATCCTCAATAATGACACCCATGCTCGTGACAGACACAGAGGCTTTCTGGCAGCCACAGCCCTGGTTTGTGGTGGTGTTGACAGCAACTGGTGCTCTTCTCCTCTTGGCCCTGGGCTGGCTTCTTGGCAGGCTCCTCCAGGG GTTGGCCCAGCTACTGCAAGCACCCAGCAAACCAGCCCAGGCTCTGCTGCTAAACAG CATCCAGGGAACTGAGGGATCCCTCGAGGGTTTCATGGAGGTATCGAAGATGGAGATGCCCAAGGCACCCAGCAGTGTCAAGAGCCTG CAGCATTTTGATGGCAGAGCACAGGACCCCC GTACAGGAAGAGACTACCTGTTTAACACACGCACGGGAGCCCGGCGCTGGCTTTGA
- the CDHR4 gene encoding cadherin-related family member 4 isoform X2 — protein MLGTRKDLSCLAPRCGQALWQKDRTLLVCVVPSACGASSLNSLLFTDLHSLSWFINVSESQGPGTVIQFFSFNCSSYTPTPTLELLNVQPPTTFFNPPSLARWQGTYVGKLTLSSSARLDALMVNHYKLWLKFTCGNYVTQGPLFVDVQRDLSHIQCAGRFASPAGEMIQVPETVRPGARLYILLLPGLELHGAQMSIISVQDPPHFPGPFSINEQGWLQAPSQGLLGQAQKVFQLQISVSFGQRQSCQGMVMVKVLPVSSSQVSFLKQAQNITIPENLAPGSEVVQVWAQGVNLRYEILSPMPSPFFSIGREDGVVRTTAPLELACTPGTAVSRLQVKAFEQHQPRDSAKLNFTLNVPLVNLWPPRCLPALLLSQIPETAPVGTVLTTLTCEDPDSVGATLDYKLWFRSSSDPASLCLYDRALEVNATLDCDTPGSCFQHAASILVLDGGQPQMTTEVPVLVMVTPVNEFSPACAPRMFRVREDAVPHTLLGSVVGMDMDYPHDNIEYYTSGGPPTFAVDRLSGEVHLLGPLDYEQQRVYRLTVLLIDHGQDQNPNCHRSGSCTITIEVEDVNDHAPECEPPFQELTIYVPLGRSVEVTKVSCRIPQEPQRLAFSYSIVGGNSQNRFILQGAVLVHSDLVLGPFWPEQPNTYELLICVADAGPSTPHLSTTATIVVHLVSWKASTEVTNIHRTTVSSIMTPMLVTDTEAFWQPQPWFVVVLTATGALLLLALGWLLGRLLQGLAQLLQAPSKPAQALLLNSIQGTEGSLEGFMEVSKMEMPKAPSSVKSLHFDGRAQDPRTGRDYLFNTRTGARRWL, from the exons ATGCTGGGTACAAGAAAAGACCTTAGCTGCTTGGCCCCAAGGTGTGGCCAGGCTCTGTGGCAAAAAGACAGGACTCTGCTAGTATGTGTGGTTCCATCAGCCTGCGGAGCCTCCAGCCTGAATTCTCTGCTTTTCACAGACCTCCACAGCCTGTCCTGGTTTATAAATGTCTCTGAGAGCCAGGGCCCTGGCACAGTCATTCAGTTTTTCTCCTTCAATTGCTCCTcctacacacccacacccaccctggAGTTGCTCAATGTCCAGCCACCCACCACCTTCTTCAACCCACCCAGTTTGGCCAGGTGGCAAGGGACCTATGTGGGCAAG TTGACCTTGAGCAGCTCTGCTCGACTGGATGCCCTGATGGTGAACCACTACAAATTGTGGCTGAAGTTTACATGTGGCAACTATGTGACGCAGGGACCACTGTTTGTGGATGTGCAGCGGGACCTTAGCCATATCCAGTGTGCTGGCCGATTTGCCAGTCCAG CTGGGGAAATGATTCAGGTGCCAGAGACAGTCAGACCTGGGGCTCGGCTGTACATTCTGCTCCTCCCAGGCCTAGAACTCCACGGAGCCCAG ATGAGCATTATCAGTGTCCAGGACCCTCCACACTTCCCTGGACCTTTCTCCATCAATGAGCAAGGTTGGCTGCAGGCACCATCCCAGGGCCTCCTAGGCCAGGCTCAAAAG GTCTTCCAGCTACAGATCTCAGTGTCCTTCGGACAAAGGCAGAGCTGCCAagggatggtgatggtgaaggtTTTGCCTGTTTCCTCCAGCCAGGTCTCCTTCCT CAAACAGGCTCAGAATATCACCATCCCTGAGAACCTGGCCCCTGGTAGTGAGGTGGTTCAGGTCTGGGCCCAGGGCGTCAACCTGCGCTATGAAATCCTGTCTCCGATGCCCAGCCCATTCTTCTCCATTGGTCGTG AGGATGGTGTGGTCCGGACCACTGCACCCCTGGAGTTAGCTTGTACCCCAGGCACTGCGGTCTCCAGGCTGCAGGTGAAGGCCTTTGAGCAGCACCAGCCACGGGACAGTGCCAAGCTCAATTTCACCTTGAACGTGCCGTTGGTCAACCTCTGGCCCCCACGCTGTCTGCCAGCGCTTCTGCT GTCCCAAATCCCCGAGACTGCACCTGTGGGCACTGTGCTGACTACTCTCACTTGCGAAGATCCAGACTCTGTTGGTGCCACCCTGGACTACAAGCTGTGGTTCCGCAGTTCTTCTGACcctgccagcctctgcctttATGACAGAGCCCTTGAG GTGAATGCCACACTGGACTGTGACACTCCTGGATCCTGCTTCCAGCATGCAGCCTCCATCCTGGTGCTTGATGGTGGCCAGCCCCAGATGACCA CGGAGGTGCCAGTACTGGTGATGGTGACACCCGTCAACGAGTTCTCCCCAGCATGTGCCCCTCGCATGTTCCGGGTTCGGGAGGATGCAGTGCCACACACTCTGCTGGGCTCCGTGGTGGGCATGGATATGGATTACCCTCATGACAACATTGAGTACTACACCTccggtggtcctcccacctttgcTGTGGACCGTCTCAGTG GGGAAGTTCACCTCCTAGGACCTTTGGACTATGAACAGCAGAGGGTCTACAGGCTCACTGTCCTGCTGATTGACCATGGACAAGACCAGAACCCCAACTGTCACCGCTCAGGCTCCTGTACCATTACCATCGAGGTTGAG GATGTGAATGATCATGCCCCCGAGTGCGAGCCCCCATTTCAGGAACTCACCATCTATGTTCCTCTGGGCCGAAGTGTGGAGGTGACCAAGGTGTCATGCCGGATCCCTCaggagccacagcgcctggccttcTCCTACAGCATCGTGGGAG GGAATAGCCAGAACCGATTCATCCTGCAAGGGGCCGTCCTGGTGCACAGTGACCTTGTGTTGGGGCCCTTCTGGCCAGAGCAGCCCAATACCTATGAGCTATTGATCTGTGTGGCTGATGCAGGCCCCTCAACCCCCCACCTCAGCACTACAGCCACCATTGTTGTGCATCTAGTTTCCTGGAAGGCCAGCACAGAGGTCACCAACATCCACAGGACCACA GTATCCTCAATAATGACACCCATGCTCGTGACAGACACAGAGGCTTTCTGGCAGCCACAGCCCTGGTTTGTGGTGGTGTTGACAGCAACTGGTGCTCTTCTCCTCTTGGCCCTGGGCTGGCTTCTTGGCAGGCTCCTCCAGGG GTTGGCCCAGCTACTGCAAGCACCCAGCAAACCAGCCCAGGCTCTGCTGCTAAACAG CATCCAGGGAACTGAGGGATCCCTCGAGGGTTTCATGGAGGTATCGAAGATGGAGATGCCCAAGGCACCCAGCAGTGTCAAGAGCCTG CATTTTGATGGCAGAGCACAGGACCCCC GTACAGGAAGAGACTACCTGTTTAACACACGCACGGGAGCCCGGCGCTGGCTTTGA